A genomic segment from Myxococcales bacterium encodes:
- the rpsI gene encoding 30S ribosomal protein S9, translating to MSSTDNRTYSTGKRKTAVARVWIMPGTGVMTINGHPADQYFERETSRMIARQSLELLEITDKYDVLATVAGGGHSAQAEAMRHGIARALCLIAADNRPSLKRAGFLTRDARKKERKKYGQPGARKRFQYSKR from the coding sequence ATGAGCTCCACTGACAACCGCACCTACTCCACTGGTAAGCGAAAGACCGCCGTTGCTCGCGTTTGGATCATGCCCGGCACGGGCGTGATGACCATCAACGGTCACCCGGCCGACCAATACTTCGAGCGCGAGACCTCGCGCATGATCGCGCGCCAATCGCTCGAGCTCCTCGAGATCACCGACAAGTACGACGTCCTCGCGACGGTCGCTGGCGGTGGCCACTCGGCGCAGGCGGAAGCCATGCGTCACGGCATCGCGCGCGCGCTCTGCCTCATCGCCGCCGACAACCGCCCGTCGCTCAAGCGAGCCGGCTTCTTGACGCGCGACGCGCGCAAGAAGGAGCGCAAGAAGTACGGTCAACCGGGCGCCCGCAAGCGCTTCCAGTACTCCAAGCGCTGA
- the rplM gene encoding 50S ribosomal protein L13 translates to MKTFSEKPESAQHTRAWWVIDADGMPLGRLASEVASVLRGKHKPTYTPHVDCGDFVIVVNAAKVKLTGNKLDKKFYSHHSGIPGGFKQEAYRHLIVRKPEFPIEKAVKGMLPKNVLGREMLTKLKVYATADHPHAAQKPVPMPSPTQKKNAKAKA, encoded by the coding sequence ATGAAAACGTTCTCCGAAAAGCCCGAATCGGCGCAGCACACGCGCGCCTGGTGGGTGATCGACGCCGACGGCATGCCGCTCGGGCGTCTCGCCAGCGAGGTGGCTTCGGTCCTCCGCGGAAAACACAAGCCGACCTACACCCCCCACGTCGACTGCGGTGACTTCGTCATCGTCGTGAACGCGGCCAAAGTGAAGCTCACGGGCAACAAGCTCGACAAGAAGTTCTACTCGCACCACTCCGGCATCCCCGGCGGCTTCAAGCAGGAGGCCTACCGCCACCTGATCGTCCGCAAGCCCGAGTTCCCCATTGAGAAGGCCGTCAAAGGCATGCTGCCGAAGAACGTCCTCGGCCGCGAGATGTTGACCAAGCTCAAGGTCTACGCGACAGCCGACCATCCGCACGCGGCGCAGAAGCCCGTGCCGATGCCCAGCCCCACCCAGAAGAAGAACGCGAAGGCGAAGGCTTGA
- a CDS encoding Uma2 family endonuclease: MADSPALKLAHVRPVRPADFPSAEPWEEHLGQSRRHLELCFLLFALLKRLVAPQHSCGSDQFVYWNARSNRRQLAPDAFVKLRVVDEPINSWKTWERGIPELAVEILSPSDTPERWTFEEKLERYHELGVRELVCFNMDGHVGERLRVWDLILGDLVERIVEGESTPCLTLSGALGAAMTWTIAPFGEFPAALRLMRDGVMVPAAEEERDKAEREARGLAARVAELEAKLRGE; encoded by the coding sequence ATGGCAGACAGCCCTGCTCTCAAGCTCGCGCATGTTCGTCCCGTGCGGCCCGCCGACTTTCCGTCGGCAGAGCCATGGGAGGAGCACTTGGGACAGTCGCGACGGCACCTAGAACTCTGCTTCCTCCTCTTCGCGCTGCTGAAACGTCTCGTCGCGCCGCAGCACTCCTGCGGCTCCGATCAGTTCGTCTACTGGAACGCTCGGAGCAACCGGAGGCAGCTCGCGCCCGACGCCTTCGTGAAGCTGCGCGTTGTCGACGAGCCGATCAACTCCTGGAAGACCTGGGAGCGGGGCATTCCCGAGCTCGCCGTCGAGATCTTGAGCCCGTCTGACACGCCGGAGCGGTGGACCTTCGAAGAGAAGCTTGAGCGCTACCACGAGCTCGGAGTGCGGGAGCTCGTTTGCTTCAACATGGATGGGCACGTCGGCGAGCGCCTTCGCGTGTGGGATCTCATCCTTGGCGATCTCGTCGAACGCATCGTCGAAGGGGAGTCCACCCCGTGCCTCACGCTGTCGGGCGCGCTCGGCGCCGCGATGACGTGGACCATCGCCCCGTTCGGTGAGTTTCCCGCAGCCCTGCGGTTGATGCGCGATGGCGTCATGGTGCCAGCGGCGGAGGAGGAGCGCGACAAGGCCGAGCGCGAGGCCCGCGGCCTTGCGGCGCGAGTGGCGGAGCTCGAAGCCAAGCTGCGAGGCGAATGA
- a CDS encoding BamA/TamA family outer membrane protein — protein sequence MRALVLCLCAALAFSRVAIAADPPKGQGGQDDAVVSLTPEPLPPQRPSLPTLEKGADLSAFLGARIAKVDVILEGERWGQKVLPTPTAVKAGDLLSMTAVRSAIHEIVRTGRFARASASAEATPAGVRLIFRIVARKIIDTLTIDLGGAELDRDELIREADLAEGSELIGADLYEKQERIELLLARRGYPEAKVTITTRSTDDPLRAVLLLEITPNDPRILAERAFYVSGGKGDEQKALTAGYRVKAGDRANEAALDGADEDLTAKLRGRGYFAAKVSHDVVRFRGKVTLRVRVDAGPRTLPRYEGNDSYDDDTLTAALELETENDFNGARLADKLRDFYIKRGFFDAEVTVTERGTAKDPVHHQVFHITEERRVAVTARTYPCLKVDEIKRLRKRTRVLFLTPLLTDDTASTPAAIGREIDSFLEEELPGSDIVTNVDPKAIDALVSQAAGSRATPIDLDPTGTYSPATYERATEHLKQLFRNEGYLHAQVGPVQAIRRRCDPKSAPGTCTPLPLPSAPPDVCTYDASGLPLPVAPLDAALSCQPDPQRGVRCESQLALRMPIKLGPRVRLYDVRIDGARYLTEDKLAQEADIAVGRPVSITELEKARRRVVDAYKEEGFYYADVKLTLDESPDHTRARATLEIQEGEQVIVRDIVIVGADLTSEKVIRRRIALMPGRPYRASDRRKTEERIGTLGVFTSINVALSDPYVPQRSKTVIVTVTEAAPRYVDVGPGFSTGEGVRFFGEYGERNMLRSAIAFTNRLQISYLPDEFIIDPEVRRVWATELNEPSERVGVRETARLDFPEIGLGPLMRMSIEGIAQQQPLRDFRLRKVAGIPSFTYRPFRELLFSISQTIEYNEAKVFAKGTVEDLLATANLSPEIRRALRVPDGGSQAYAQRLVVTWDRRDSSLNPRSGTYFVSGLEHVDWFSLRDDSGASAATRGHFLKFSETFSGYVPLGRRLTLAAQLRLGWNYQLTKNSTTYPDRLFFLGGFESMRAWYSDTFIPQEFIDQILTDARDPNKSAEDKLTARKIPLRGGNLMINPKVELRIPLGGAWETALFTDIGNLWRDASTPFDTGRFPIRVGVGTGIRYQSPIGPAVLDVGFNTTRYVIKRDDPTESFAAIQFAIGVF from the coding sequence ATGCGCGCCCTGGTTCTATGTCTGTGCGCCGCGCTCGCCTTCTCGCGTGTTGCCATCGCCGCCGACCCTCCCAAGGGGCAAGGCGGCCAAGACGACGCAGTCGTTAGTCTCACGCCCGAGCCGCTCCCGCCGCAGCGCCCGTCGCTCCCGACACTGGAGAAGGGCGCGGATCTCTCCGCCTTCCTTGGCGCGCGCATCGCCAAGGTCGACGTCATCCTCGAAGGCGAGCGCTGGGGGCAGAAGGTCTTGCCCACGCCGACGGCGGTGAAAGCAGGCGATCTGCTCTCGATGACCGCCGTGCGCTCCGCCATCCATGAGATCGTGCGCACCGGTCGGTTCGCGCGCGCGTCGGCCTCCGCGGAGGCGACACCGGCCGGCGTGCGGCTCATCTTCCGCATCGTGGCGCGGAAGATCATCGACACCTTGACCATCGACCTGGGCGGCGCCGAGCTCGATCGCGACGAGCTCATTCGCGAGGCCGATCTCGCAGAAGGCTCGGAGCTCATCGGCGCCGACCTCTACGAGAAGCAGGAGCGCATCGAGCTTCTCTTGGCGCGTCGCGGCTACCCGGAAGCCAAGGTCACCATCACGACGCGCAGCACCGACGACCCGCTGCGCGCCGTGTTGCTCTTGGAGATCACCCCAAACGACCCTCGCATCCTCGCGGAGCGCGCGTTTTACGTGAGCGGCGGCAAGGGCGACGAACAGAAAGCCCTCACGGCGGGCTACCGCGTAAAGGCGGGAGACCGCGCCAACGAGGCGGCCCTCGACGGCGCCGACGAGGACCTCACGGCGAAGCTCCGCGGGCGCGGATACTTCGCAGCGAAGGTGTCGCACGACGTGGTGCGGTTCCGCGGCAAGGTGACGCTGCGCGTTCGCGTCGACGCGGGCCCGCGCACCCTGCCGCGCTACGAAGGGAACGACTCCTACGACGACGACACGCTCACGGCGGCGCTCGAGCTCGAGACGGAGAACGACTTCAACGGAGCGCGCCTCGCCGACAAGCTCCGCGACTTTTACATCAAGCGCGGCTTCTTCGACGCCGAGGTGACGGTCACGGAGCGAGGCACGGCGAAAGACCCGGTGCACCACCAGGTTTTTCACATCACCGAAGAGCGGCGCGTCGCCGTGACGGCCCGCACCTACCCGTGCTTGAAGGTCGACGAGATTAAGCGCCTGCGCAAACGGACCCGCGTCCTCTTCTTGACGCCGCTCTTGACCGACGACACGGCCTCGACGCCGGCGGCCATCGGCCGCGAGATCGACAGCTTCCTCGAAGAAGAGCTCCCTGGCAGCGACATCGTGACGAACGTCGATCCGAAGGCCATCGACGCCCTCGTCTCGCAAGCCGCCGGCAGCCGGGCCACGCCCATCGATCTCGATCCCACCGGGACGTACTCACCGGCCACCTACGAGCGAGCGACGGAGCACCTCAAGCAGCTCTTTCGCAACGAGGGCTACCTGCACGCGCAGGTCGGTCCCGTGCAGGCCATCCGGCGCCGCTGCGATCCGAAGTCGGCGCCGGGCACGTGCACGCCGCTGCCCTTGCCGTCGGCGCCACCGGATGTGTGCACCTACGACGCCTCCGGGTTGCCCTTGCCGGTGGCGCCGCTCGACGCCGCTCTGTCGTGCCAGCCCGATCCGCAACGCGGCGTTCGCTGCGAGAGTCAACTGGCGCTGCGCATGCCCATCAAGCTAGGCCCGCGCGTTCGCCTCTACGACGTGCGCATCGACGGCGCGCGCTACCTAACGGAAGACAAGCTCGCGCAAGAGGCGGACATCGCCGTGGGCCGCCCCGTGAGCATCACGGAGCTCGAAAAGGCGCGACGCCGCGTCGTTGACGCCTACAAAGAGGAGGGCTTCTACTACGCCGACGTCAAGCTCACGCTCGACGAGTCACCGGATCACACGAGGGCGCGCGCGACCTTGGAGATCCAAGAGGGCGAGCAGGTCATCGTGCGCGACATCGTCATCGTCGGCGCTGATCTCACGAGCGAAAAGGTGATCCGGAGGCGCATCGCGCTGATGCCGGGGCGGCCTTACCGTGCGAGCGATCGGCGCAAGACCGAGGAGCGCATCGGCACGCTCGGCGTCTTTACGAGCATCAACGTCGCCCTCTCCGATCCTTACGTTCCGCAGCGTTCGAAGACGGTCATCGTGACGGTGACGGAGGCCGCGCCGCGCTACGTCGACGTCGGCCCCGGCTTCTCGACGGGCGAAGGCGTGCGCTTCTTTGGCGAATACGGCGAGCGCAACATGCTCCGCTCCGCCATCGCCTTCACGAATCGCCTTCAGATCTCGTACCTGCCCGACGAGTTCATCATCGATCCAGAGGTGCGCCGCGTGTGGGCCACGGAGCTGAACGAGCCGTCGGAGCGCGTCGGCGTCCGCGAGACGGCGCGCCTCGACTTCCCCGAGATCGGCCTCGGCCCCCTCATGCGCATGTCCATCGAGGGCATCGCCCAGCAGCAGCCGCTCCGCGACTTTCGCTTGCGCAAGGTCGCCGGCATTCCGAGCTTTACGTACCGCCCTTTTCGCGAGCTGCTCTTCTCGATTTCACAAACCATCGAGTACAACGAGGCCAAGGTCTTCGCGAAAGGCACGGTCGAAGATCTCCTGGCTACGGCCAACCTCAGCCCAGAGATTCGACGCGCTCTCCGCGTGCCCGACGGCGGCAGCCAGGCCTACGCGCAGCGCCTCGTGGTGACCTGGGACCGCCGCGACAGCTCGCTGAACCCGCGCTCGGGAACCTATTTCGTAAGCGGCCTCGAGCACGTCGACTGGTTCAGCCTTCGCGACGACTCGGGTGCGAGCGCCGCGACGCGCGGTCACTTCCTCAAGTTCAGCGAGACCTTCTCGGGCTACGTGCCGCTAGGGCGCAGGCTCACGTTGGCGGCGCAGCTCCGGTTGGGCTGGAACTACCAGCTCACGAAGAACTCGACCACCTACCCCGATCGGCTCTTCTTCCTCGGCGGCTTCGAGTCGATGCGGGCTTGGTATTCGGACACGTTCATCCCGCAGGAGTTCATCGACCAGATCCTCACCGACGCCCGCGACCCGAACAAGAGCGCCGAGGACAAGCTCACAGCTCGCAAGATTCCTCTTCGCGGCGGAAACCTCATGATCAATCCCAAGGTCGAGCTGCGCATCCCTTTGGGCGGCGCTTGGGAGACGGCGCTCTTCACGGACATCGGCAACCTTTGGCGCGACGCCTCGACGCCCTTCGACACAGGCCGTTTTCCGATTCGCGTCGGCGTCGGCACGGGCATCCGCTACCAGTCGCCCATCGGCCCCGCCGTCCTTGACGTCGGCTTCAACACCACGCGCTACGTCATCAAGCGCGACGATCCGACCGAGTCGTTCGCGGCGATTCAATTCGCCATCGGCGTGTTCTGA